One segment of Echeneis naucrates chromosome 15, fEcheNa1.1, whole genome shotgun sequence DNA contains the following:
- the LOC115055367 gene encoding myelin and lymphocyte protein isoform X1, translating to MASTTSGDSLPTGSKIFSTIPDVFFIPEFVIGGLVWILVASTRITPFENPLGWVMFVSVFCFVLTTLWFFIFLCGANQSNIWPSLDAGYHFLAVIFYLSASVALAYITIMNKTLSQIIDGLKIYRLDISAVVMSYVATLLYFIHAIFSAIRWRRS from the exons ATGGCTTCCACCACATCAGGTGATAGTCTGCCAACAGGCAGCAAGATCTTCAGTACTATTCCTGACGTGTTCTTCATCCCTGAGTTT GTGATTGGAGGTTTGGTATGGATCCTGGTGGCATCGACTCGCATCACCCCTTTTGAAAACCCTCTGGGCTGGGTGATGTTTGTGTCCGTCTTCTGCTTTGTACTGACAACACTCTggttcttcatcttcctctgtggagccaatcagagcaaCATTTGGCCCTCCCTG GATGCAGGTTACCATTTCTTGGCTGTGATTTTCTACTTGAGCGCATCGGTGGCTCTGGCTTACATCACCATTATGAATAAGACTCTTTCTCAAATTATTGACGGTCTCAAAATCTACCGGCTGGATATTTCTGCAGTG GTGATGTCCTATGTGGCCACTCTCCTCTACTTCATCCATGCCATTTTCTCTGCCATCCGATGGAGGAGATCCTAA
- the LOC115055367 gene encoding myelin and lymphocyte protein isoform X2, producing MASTTSGDSLPTGSKIFSTIPDVFFIPEFVMSYVATLLYFIHAIFSAIRWRRS from the exons ATGGCTTCCACCACATCAGGTGATAGTCTGCCAACAGGCAGCAAGATCTTCAGTACTATTCCTGACGTGTTCTTCATCCCTGAGTTT GTGATGTCCTATGTGGCCACTCTCCTCTACTTCATCCATGCCATTTTCTCTGCCATCCGATGGAGGAGATCCTAA
- the LOC115055548 gene encoding myelin and lymphocyte protein has product MAATTAQPMGSLPSGLEICTTAPDIFYLPELVFGGLVWILVASTHVNPPNPLGWVMFVSVFCFVLTFLWVIIFVAGAHKNSSGWAAADFAYHGLAAFFYLSAGVALAFITMDKKGGELKIYQIDIAAVVFAFVATLLYFIHAVLSAIRWKNF; this is encoded by the exons ATGGCTGCCACCACAGCTCAGCCAATGGGAAGTCTGCCCAGCGGACTGGAAATATGCACCACGGCCCCGGATATATTTTATCTTCCCGAACTG GTGTTTGGCGGTTTGGTTTGGATCCTGGTCGCGTCGACCCACGTGAACCCGCCGAACCCTCTGGGCTGGGTGATGTTCGTCTCCGTCTTCTGCTTCGTGCTGACTTTCCTCTGGGTGATCATCTTTGTCGCTGGCGCCCATAAGAACAGCTCTGGCTGGGCTGCTGCT GACTTTGCTTACCATGGCCTGGCTGCCTTCTTCTACCTCAGTGCGGGGGTGGCCTTGGCTTTCATCACCATGGATAAGAAAGGCGGCGAACTTAAAATCTACCAGATTGACATTGCTGCTGTG gtgTTCGCCTTTGTGGCCACGCTCCTCTACTTCATCCACGCCGTCCTCTCTGCAATCCGATGGAAAAACTTCTGA